The following is a genomic window from Marinococcus sp. PL1-022.
CTTGTAACCGGACAGAGGTGTATGCAGTCGTTGACCAGCTGCATACAGGAAGGCACTTTGTGAAAAAATTTCTGGGCCGCTGGTTCGAAATGCCACAGGAAGATTTTGGCCCATTTTTAAATATACGCGAAAATGATGCAGCAGTGCAGCATTTGTTTCAGGTCGCAAGCGGTCTTGATTCCATGGTTATTGGTGAAACACAAATACTGGGTCAGGTGAAACATGCCCTTGCTACAGCCCACGAAAATGAAACGACCGGCACGATATTTAATGAACTGTTTAAACGTGCAGTCACGTATGCCAAACGGGCCCATCACGAAACAGAAATTAATGATAATCCTGTATCAGTCAGCTATGCTGCTGTGGAACTTGGTAAAAAAGTAGTCGGTTCGTTTAAAAACAAGCGGGTGCTTGTTTTGGGTGCGGGAAAAATGAGCGAATTGACAGCTAAACATCTGCACTCCGGCGGTGCTGCTGAAGTGACGGTATTTAACCGGACGTATGAAAAAGCAGAACAGATTGCTGCGCAGTTTAACGGAAAAGCTAAACCAATGGAGGAGCTGACTGACGCGCTTGCACAGGCGGATGTTTTAATTTCCTCCACCGGCTCGGATTCCTATGTGCTGAATAAAGAGCAGGTGGCTTCTGCCAGCAAAAAGCGAAAAGGTAAACCGCTGTTTATGGTTGATATTGCGGTTCCAAGAGATTTGGATCCGGCCTTGGATCAGCTCGATAATGTTTTTTTGTATGACATTGATGACCTGCAGGACATTGTGAATTCCAACATGGAAGAACGCAAAAAAGCTGCAGCACTGATGGAGAGAATGATCCATGCTGAAGTGTCAGATTTTAAGGACTGGGTGCATACCCTCGGAGTGGTACCGGTAATTTCCGCTCTCCGGACAAAAGCTCTGGCTATCCAGGCAGATACGATGGACAGCGTGGAACGGAAGCTTCCGGAGCTTACCGAGCGGGAAAAGAAAGTGCTGCGTAAGCACACGAAAAGCATCATCAATCAAATGATCAAAGATCCGATAACGAAGGCTAAAGAAATGGCTGATAACAATGATGCAGAAGAAATGCTGCAGCTGTTTACCGAAATCTTTGCTCTTGAAGAGGAAGTAGAAGAAGCCAGGGCAGCAGAGGAGCGCCAGATACGCAAGGAAGAAGCGGAGGAGGAATGGAATGCCTCCAGAGAATCGCGTGGGTTCCGCCTTCCATATGCTTACGCGACAGATGTCGCTGTTCGTTCCTAAGAGAGGGGCGTCAGGATGGTTGCAGCCGAAGGAATTATTTATATTGTAACGATTGTACTATACGGCCTGAGCGTCCTTTGCTACTTCGTTGATTTTTCTCAAACCAACCGGAAGGTGAACCGACTCGCCTTCTGGTTGCTTTCTATTGTCTGGGCTTCGCAGACGGCCTTTTTAGTACTTAGAATATTTATGTATGATCGCGCCCCGGTAATCACGCCTTTTGAAGGCATGTATTTCTATGCGTGGTCTCTTGTAACCATTTCACTTATTGTGAACTGGTTTTTTCGAATGGATGTACTGGTTTTCTTTTTAAATGTGATCGGGTTTCTGCTGATGACGTTCAGCTCTTTTTCGTTTAACGGCGATATTCCAAACGAGCTTGAAACGCTTCTTTTGTCTGAGACACTCGTAGTGCATATTATTTTTATTCTGCTCTCCTATGCTTCGTTTACACTGGCATTTGTATTTTCTGCGATGTATGTGCTGCAGCATCAGCTTTTAAAAAGAAAGCAATGGGGGAAACGGTTAATCAGAATGGAGAACCTGCCAAAAATGGAGAAGCTGGCAGGCACGACCACCGTGATCGGAGTCCCTCTTTTATTTGCGGGACTGGTGTTTGGTTTTCTCTGGGCAGGCAAATGGTATGACTCCCTTCCATGGCAGGATGCAAAAGTCATCGGTTCGATCATTCTCCTTGGCTTTTACAGTACGTATATATATTTACTGGCTGTTCATCACTGGCGCGGCTACCGTATGGCGCTTTTAAACGTTGCCTGCTTTGTCGTTTTACTCATTAATTATTTTATTTCCAGTGATTTGAGCCAGTT
Proteins encoded in this region:
- the hemA gene encoding glutamyl-tRNA reductase; the protein is MHIIVAGLDYKTTPVETRERLAFQDDTLPQALQELRDMKSILECVIVSTCNRTEVYAVVDQLHTGRHFVKKFLGRWFEMPQEDFGPFLNIRENDAAVQHLFQVASGLDSMVIGETQILGQVKHALATAHENETTGTIFNELFKRAVTYAKRAHHETEINDNPVSVSYAAVELGKKVVGSFKNKRVLVLGAGKMSELTAKHLHSGGAAEVTVFNRTYEKAEQIAAQFNGKAKPMEELTDALAQADVLISSTGSDSYVLNKEQVASASKKRKGKPLFMVDIAVPRDLDPALDQLDNVFLYDIDDLQDIVNSNMEERKKAAALMERMIHAEVSDFKDWVHTLGVVPVISALRTKALAIQADTMDSVERKLPELTEREKKVLRKHTKSIINQMIKDPITKAKEMADNNDAEEMLQLFTEIFALEEEVEEARAAEERQIRKEEAEEEWNASRESRGFRLPYAYATDVAVRS
- a CDS encoding cytochrome c biogenesis protein, which gives rise to MVAAEGIIYIVTIVLYGLSVLCYFVDFSQTNRKVNRLAFWLLSIVWASQTAFLVLRIFMYDRAPVITPFEGMYFYAWSLVTISLIVNWFFRMDVLVFFLNVIGFLLMTFSSFSFNGDIPNELETLLLSETLVVHIIFILLSYASFTLAFVFSAMYVLQHQLLKRKQWGKRLIRMENLPKMEKLAGTTTVIGVPLLFAGLVFGFLWAGKWYDSLPWQDAKVIGSIILLGFYSTYIYLLAVHHWRGYRMALLNVACFVVLLINYFISSDLSQFHIWYL